In Nitrospira lenta, one genomic interval encodes:
- a CDS encoding PilZ domain-containing protein translates to MSASTSRASMLNKFRRHPRVRIPTPIACELAWHDEQRWFGKSVHGPGVVYDLSLRGMRVSTEAPIKPGDQVSLLIRLPRQAAPAEIAVATVRWAKDQIYGLAFQRLSSTSHGRLRRYMTVFSKGIR, encoded by the coding sequence ATGTCGGCGAGCACATCACGCGCTTCGATGCTGAACAAGTTTCGTCGGCACCCTCGAGTGCGTATTCCCACCCCCATTGCCTGTGAGCTTGCCTGGCATGATGAGCAGCGTTGGTTTGGAAAGTCGGTTCACGGTCCGGGCGTCGTGTACGATCTCTCATTGCGGGGGATGCGGGTCAGCACAGAAGCTCCGATCAAGCCGGGCGATCAGGTGTCGTTGCTGATTCGGTTGCCGCGGCAAGCGGCACCTGCAGAAATCGCTGTGGCCACGGTTCGCTGGGCGAAAGATCAAATCTACGGACTGGCTTTTCAGCGGTTGTCGAGTACCTCCCATGGACGACTTCGACGGTACATGACGGTGTTTTCAAAAGGGATCAGAT
- a CDS encoding OmpA family protein yields MYQNNPGSHSTISHTTTNGLMDLMTSLAIIFVLLLAASLAPQAAQESPTDAPTPPPQATASDPATPLASNIQTLLYEHFAQFGLSVDNDPQDPLLMRIVIPEDLLNFDSGKSTLTPQADRFLTDMMPRYAVLVCGPLESHIDSVVIEGHTDDRGDDAMNLRLSQERSFRVMTKGLEVIDRAEPTASPCFQRLTSASGRGRQDLIAHPATGVDREKSRRVIFKLRLRSAPTPHTLPHTS; encoded by the coding sequence ATGTATCAGAATAACCCCGGCTCCCATTCAACGATTTCCCACACCACGACCAACGGGCTCATGGACTTGATGACTTCTCTCGCCATTATTTTCGTCCTACTCCTTGCGGCATCACTCGCACCACAAGCAGCTCAGGAGAGTCCAACCGACGCACCAACGCCGCCGCCCCAGGCGACCGCCTCCGATCCTGCGACGCCGCTCGCAAGCAACATTCAAACGTTACTCTACGAACACTTCGCACAATTCGGACTCTCCGTGGACAACGACCCGCAGGATCCACTGCTCATGCGAATCGTCATCCCCGAAGACCTGCTCAACTTCGATTCCGGGAAGAGCACCTTGACTCCCCAGGCCGATCGATTCCTCACCGACATGATGCCCCGCTATGCGGTCCTTGTCTGCGGACCGCTTGAGTCACATATCGACTCAGTCGTGATCGAGGGCCATACTGATGATCGCGGCGACGACGCGATGAACTTGCGGTTGAGCCAGGAACGTTCCTTCCGCGTGATGACCAAAGGCCTCGAAGTCATCGACCGTGCGGAGCCAACCGCTTCACCGTGCTTCCAGCGGCTGACATCGGCGAGCGGCCGAGGCCGGCAAGATCTCATTGCGCATCCTGCGACCGGAGTAGATCGGGAGAAGAGCCGACGCGTGATTTTCAAACTTCGCCTCCGGTCCGCGCCCACGCCACACACGCTCCCACACACATCCTAA
- a CDS encoding DEAD/DEAH box helicase: MDTFVHESFQGLGLSEAMLQDLVKAGYTAPTPIQMQAIPPALAGRDVIGCAQTGTGKTAAFAIPMIERLAALPKGQPQALVLAPTRELALQILATIDKLGRGRRISATVIMGGADMQAQVRGLRQQPDILVATPGRLLDHMWNGTINLAPIKMLVLDEADRMLDMGFAPQINQILDALPVERQTLLFSATLPADLTRLVQVSVHNAVRVMVSPSATTADGVTQALHHTTHDSKASLLVSLLGQEQETVLVFTRTKHRADKLGRVLGQEGHKVAVLHGDRSLSQRRAALDGFKRGTFRILVATDIAARGIDVANIGHVINFDLPNCPEDYVHRIGRTARMKTTGRATSFVTSEDGLQLRAIEQLLGHAVPVAAGSARPSLDPRGQGRPAQRQGRPAQGRPSGFRERRPMSHGTHRPAQPTQGTPGN, translated from the coding sequence GTGGATACGTTTGTTCACGAGAGTTTTCAAGGTCTCGGCTTGTCTGAGGCGATGTTACAGGATCTTGTTAAGGCTGGGTATACGGCGCCAACCCCGATTCAGATGCAAGCGATTCCGCCTGCGCTTGCCGGGCGAGATGTGATTGGGTGTGCGCAGACAGGCACGGGTAAAACCGCGGCATTCGCCATTCCGATGATTGAACGGCTGGCAGCGCTGCCCAAAGGGCAGCCGCAGGCATTGGTGTTGGCACCTACCAGAGAATTGGCGCTGCAGATTCTTGCCACGATCGACAAGCTCGGGCGTGGGCGGCGCATTTCCGCCACCGTGATCATGGGCGGCGCTGATATGCAGGCGCAGGTTCGCGGGCTTCGGCAACAGCCGGACATTCTGGTCGCGACTCCCGGTCGATTGCTCGACCATATGTGGAACGGTACGATCAATCTGGCCCCGATCAAGATGTTGGTGTTGGACGAGGCTGACCGCATGTTGGACATGGGGTTTGCCCCGCAAATCAACCAGATCCTTGATGCGTTGCCGGTTGAACGGCAGACGTTGTTGTTCTCGGCCACATTGCCTGCCGACCTCACCAGGTTGGTGCAGGTCAGTGTCCATAATGCGGTGCGCGTCATGGTCAGTCCGTCAGCCACCACGGCCGATGGCGTGACCCAGGCGTTGCATCACACGACTCACGATAGTAAAGCGTCCTTGTTGGTGTCACTCCTCGGGCAAGAGCAGGAAACAGTGCTGGTCTTCACTCGCACCAAACATCGTGCGGACAAGCTGGGTCGGGTGTTGGGGCAAGAGGGGCATAAAGTGGCCGTGCTCCACGGTGACCGGAGTCTCTCCCAGCGCCGTGCGGCCCTCGATGGATTTAAGCGTGGCACGTTCCGCATTTTAGTTGCGACAGATATTGCGGCGCGAGGGATTGATGTGGCGAATATCGGCCATGTCATCAACTTTGATTTGCCGAATTGCCCGGAAGATTATGTACACCGCATCGGACGCACCGCGCGCATGAAAACGACCGGGCGAGCCACAAGCTTTGTCACGTCGGAGGATGGGCTGCAGTTGCGGGCGATCGAACAGTTGTTGGGGCATGCCGTACCGGTTGCAGCGGGGAGTGCAAGGCCATCGCTGGATCCGCGCGGGCAGGGGCGGCCAGCTCAGCGACAGGGGCGGCCGGCTCAAGGGCGTCCGTCAGGGTTTCGCGAACGCCGGCCGATGAGCCATGGAACGCACAGACCGGCCCAGCCGACTCAAGGTACCCCAGGAAACTAG